The Candidatus Deferrimicrobium borealis DNA window CCGCGCCGAGGAGAACGGGCCGAAATACGCCGCCCCGTCGCGCGCCGCCCTGCGGACCAGTTCGGGGCGCGGGAACGGCTCGTTCCGGTCGATCCGCAGGAGCAGGTACTCCTTGTCGTCGCGGAAAAATATATTGAAGAGCGGGCGGTGCCGCTTGATGAGGGTGTTCTCGAGGAGGAGGGCCTCCTTCTCCGTCGCGGTGACGATGCACCGGATCTCCCGTACCCGCGCGACGAGGTTCGGGATCGCCGGCCGCCCGTCCCCGCCCGGAACCGAATAGTTCCGGACGCGGGCCCGCAGATCCTTCGCCTTTCCCACGTACAGCACCTTCCCGCGGGCGTCGCTCATGATGTAGACGCCGGGGGAGCGCGGGAACGTCTTCCAGTCGGACGGCAATCCCATCTTGGTACTCCAGTTCATAAATAAGGCGACGTATCCAAAGAGCGATCCCGGAAGGCGCAGCGCCTCTGGGACGCTCCCTTCGGCTGCGTCGCCTCGGAGGGCGGGGCTCCGTTCGTGGCTCGCCGTGCGATGAACCTGCACGGCTGTGCCCCCCGTTCTTCCTACAGCGGGGGTACCCCAGGGAGCGCATTTCGTCCGGGAGTGGGGCGCTTTACCTCACTGCGCCCCCCCTCCTGCGGCGACTCCGCCGGACCCTCCCGTTGCGTGCGCCTTCCGTACTGTCTTCCCGATACGTTACCGTATTTATGATGGGGGGCACTTAGCGGGAGGACAGCTCCGCCTTCTCGAGGGCGAGGAGGCGGTCGCGCAGGGACGCCGCGCGTTCGAAGTCGAGCTTTTTCGCCGCCGCCACCATCTCCTTCCGAACCTTCCGGAGGAGTTTCGCGAGCTCCTCCCCCGACGCGAAGGACGGCTCCTCCGTCGGCGCGGTGACGTAGTCCGCCTCGCACGCCTGCCCGATCGGATCCGCGATCATCTTGCGGATCGTCTCGGGGGTGATCCCGTGCTCCCGGTTGTACGCCACCTGCTTTTCCCTCCGCCGGCCCGTCTCCGACATCGCCTCCCGCATCGACCCGGTCTCCCGGTCCGCGTAGAGGATGACCCTTCCGGACACGTTGCGCGCGGCGCGGCCGAACGTCTGCACGAGCGACCGGGAGGAGCGGAGAAAGCCTTCCTTGTCGGCGTCGAGGATCGCAACGAGGGAGACCTCCGGCAGGTCGAGCCCCTCCCGGAGCAGGTTGATTCCGACGAGAACGTCGAACGTTCCGAGACGAAGGTCCCTCAGGATCTCGACCCGCTCCATGGTGTCGATGTCGGAGTGGAGGTAGCGCACGCGCACCCCCTGCCCCTCGTAATGCTCCGTGAGATCTTCGGCCATCCGCTTCGTGAGGGTCGTGACCAGGACCCTCCCCCCGGCGTCGGCATTCTTGCGGATCTCCCCGAGAAGGTCGTCCACCTGCGTCCTCGCGGGGCGAACCTCGATCCCGGGGTCGACGAGCCCCGTGGGGCGGATGATCTGCTCCACCACCGCCCCGCCGCTCTCCCGCAGCTCGTACTCCGCGGGAGTCGCCGAGACGAAGATCACCTGCCCCACCCGGCCGTTGAACTCCTCGAACCGGAGCGGCCGGTTGTCGAGCGCGGAGGGGAGCCGGAACCCGAAATCCACCAGCGTCTGTTTCCGGGACCGGTCGCCGTTGTACATCCCGTTCAACTGGGGAACGGTCACGTGGGACTCGTCGAGGAAGGTGACGAACCCCTTCGGGAAGTAGTCGAGGAGGGTGTACGGCGGCTGGCCGGGAGCGCGCCCGTCGAGATGGCGGGAGTAGTTCTCGATGCCGGAGCAGAATCCCATCTGGGAGATCATCTCCAGGTCGTAGGTGGTCCTCTGCTTCAGCCGCTCCGCCTCGAGCGGCTTTCCCAGTGCGTGAAGCTCCGAGAGCCGCCCTTCGAGCTCCTCCCCGATCCCGCGAACCGCCCGCTCGAGCTGATCCTCCGGCGTCACGTAGTGGCTGGCCGGGAAGATCACCGTTTCCCTCAATTCCCTGATCCGCGTCCCCCGGAGGGGGTCCACGTGGAGGATCCGGGCGATCCGGTCCTCGTCGTACTCGATCCGAAGGACCTTCTCTTCCTCGTACGCGGGGAACAGCTCCACCGCGTCCCCGCGGACGCGCAACGTTCCGCGATGGAAGTCCACGTCGTTGCGCTCGTACTGCAGGTCGATCAGCCGCCGCAGGAGCGCGTTGCGGGGAAACTCCGCGCCTTCCTCGACGCGGATGGTCATCCGCGCGTAATACTCCGGGGACCCGAGGCCGTAGATGCACGACACGGAGGCGACCACGATCACGTCGCCGCGGGTCATCACCGACCTCGTCGCGCTGTGCCGCATCTTGTCGATCTGCTCGTTGATCGCGGAGTCCTTCTCGATGTAGGTGTCCGTGTGGGGGACGTACGCCTCGGGCTGGTAGTAGTCGTAGTACGAGACGAAATATTCGACCGCGTTTTCGGGAAAGAGGGTCTTGAACTCGGAGTACAGCTGTGCGGCGAGCGTCTTGTTCGGGGCGATGATCAGCGCGGGCCGGTCGACGGCGGCGACGACGGAGGCCATCGTGTACGTCTTCCCCGACCCGGTGACGCCGAGCAGGACCTGCCGCGCAAGGCCTCGGCTAAGCCCCTCGGAGAGCTCGCGGATCGCCCCCGGCTGGTCCCCCGCCGGGGCGAATGGCGCCGCCAGCCGGAACGTAGTACTCATCTCAGGCGCCCGCCTGTGTAACGCTCCTCCGCAGGGGGGCTCCCCGCTCGCATCCGACCGCACGACTCCCCGGCTCCACCCAGCAAACGCGCTCTGCGTTCACCTTCCAGCGTTCTCTCGACATCCATCGACCCGAGATAGTCTCCCCTCCACAAGCGCGAGGTCTCCGCCGGATTTCCCCTTACGGTCTCCGCTCGGGGACCCCCGGTCGTGCGGCCTCCGTTCGGGGGTCGCGACCTACGAAACCCTGACACAGGCCACTGATAGACCTTTATGGCAGAGGGTACGGCAGGAGAAGCGTACTGTAAGGTGCAGGCGCTTTCAGGGGACATACCTGGTCTAAACCCGGGATGCAGGGGAGGTGTGTCCCCTGCCCACAACCCACAAGTCACTCTTTGTACTTCCAAGTGGTGCCGGTCTTGCCGTCCTCCAGGAGGACGCCCGCCGCCTCGAGCTCCTTCCGGATCCGGTCCGCCTCCGCGTACTGTTTCGCCGCCCGCGCGGCGCGGCGCGCCTCGATCCCGGCGAGGATCTCCCCCTCCCCCATCCTCCCGGCGACGCCCGCTCCCTGGAAATGCTCCGCGGAAGGCGCCCGCAGCAGGCCGAGGACGGCGAACAGCGGGTCGAGCAGTTCGTACCCCGCGAGGAAGATCCCCGCCCGCTCCCGTTCCACCGACGGTTCCGCCGGTGCGAGCCGGTTCAGCGCGCGGACCGCGTCGAAGAGGTGCCCCAGCGCGGCGGCGGTGTTGAAGTCGTCGTCCATCGCTTCACCGAACCGGGCGGGTGCGGAGAGAAGGGGCGCGACCTCTCCCCCCGACGGGATCGTGGACGGCGCCGCGCCCGCCGCGCGGCACGCTTCCGCCTTCTCCTTGACGCGGTAGAGCCGGTCCAGGCCCGCCTTCGCCTCGGTGAGGCTCTGGTCGGAGTAGTCGATCGGGCTGCGGTAGTGGCTCGAGGCGAGGAAGAAACGGAGCGCCTCCGGCTTGACCTGCGCCAGCACGTCCCGCAGGGTGAAGAAGTTCCCCAGCGACTTGCTCATCTTCTCGTTATTGACGTTGACGAACCCGTTGTGGAGCCAGTAGCGGGCGAACGGCTTCCCCGTCGCCGCCTCCGACTGCGCGATCTCGTTCTCGTGGTGCGGGAAGACGAGGTCCTTCCCGCCCCCGTGGATGTCGAACGTCTCGCCGAGGTGCTTCATCGACATGGCGGAGCACTCGATGTGCCACCCGGGGCGCCCGGGGCCCCAGGGGCTCTCCCACGCCGGCTCCCCCGGCTTCGACGCCTTCCAGAGGGCGAAATCCAGCGGGTCGTTCTTCCGCTCGTCCACGTCGACCCGCGCCCCCGCCCGGAGGTCCTCGACGTTCTTC harbors:
- the cysS gene encoding cysteine--tRNA ligase encodes the protein MTLTVFNTMGSRKEPFVPLVPGKVSMYVCGVTVYDLCHIGHARANVAFDIIVRYLRHTGYDVTYIRNFTDIDDKIIRKANQEGIPFTSVTKKYIGAFYEDFDRLGLLRPDTEPKATEHIPEIVALVARLVREGKAYEVDGDVYYSVKGFPGYGKLSGKNVEDLRAGARVDVDERKNDPLDFALWKASKPGEPAWESPWGPGRPGWHIECSAMSMKHLGETFDIHGGGKDLVFPHHENEIAQSEAATGKPFARYWLHNGFVNVNNEKMSKSLGNFFTLRDVLAQVKPEALRFFLASSHYRSPIDYSDQSLTEAKAGLDRLYRVKEKAEACRAAGAAPSTIPSGGEVAPLLSAPARFGEAMDDDFNTAAALGHLFDAVRALNRLAPAEPSVERERAGIFLAGYELLDPLFAVLGLLRAPSAEHFQGAGVAGRMGEGEILAGIEARRAARAAKQYAEADRIRKELEAAGVLLEDGKTGTTWKYKE
- the uvrB gene encoding excinuclease ABC subunit UvrB, with amino-acid sequence MSTTFRLAAPFAPAGDQPGAIRELSEGLSRGLARQVLLGVTGSGKTYTMASVVAAVDRPALIIAPNKTLAAQLYSEFKTLFPENAVEYFVSYYDYYQPEAYVPHTDTYIEKDSAINEQIDKMRHSATRSVMTRGDVIVVASVSCIYGLGSPEYYARMTIRVEEGAEFPRNALLRRLIDLQYERNDVDFHRGTLRVRGDAVELFPAYEEEKVLRIEYDEDRIARILHVDPLRGTRIRELRETVIFPASHYVTPEDQLERAVRGIGEELEGRLSELHALGKPLEAERLKQRTTYDLEMISQMGFCSGIENYSRHLDGRAPGQPPYTLLDYFPKGFVTFLDESHVTVPQLNGMYNGDRSRKQTLVDFGFRLPSALDNRPLRFEEFNGRVGQVIFVSATPAEYELRESGGAVVEQIIRPTGLVDPGIEVRPARTQVDDLLGEIRKNADAGGRVLVTTLTKRMAEDLTEHYEGQGVRVRYLHSDIDTMERVEILRDLRLGTFDVLVGINLLREGLDLPEVSLVAILDADKEGFLRSSRSLVQTFGRAARNVSGRVILYADRETGSMREAMSETGRRREKQVAYNREHGITPETIRKMIADPIGQACEADYVTAPTEEPSFASGEELAKLLRKVRKEMVAAAKKLDFERAASLRDRLLALEKAELSSR